One region of Takifugu flavidus isolate HTHZ2018 chromosome 14, ASM371156v2, whole genome shotgun sequence genomic DNA includes:
- the LOC130537095 gene encoding remodeling and spacing factor 1-like isoform X36, which translates to MAASAATASSSLGLCPNYAVICSFLERYGALLDLPELTFPQLERYLQDTSSVPKLLVDLHVKLLRKIGKSVSADRWEKYLVKVCQEFNTTWAWELEQKGYKEMQTECKAAILKYLCECQFDENVKFKTAINEEDPDKMRILPIGRDKDGQMYWFQLDQDDNVRVYVEEQDDLDGSSWKCIVKTRNDLAEVVALLKTQIDPELLKREQENMAESEKKENTEGEVKKSESSSDEDSRDGDVKCSVSQKVDWADNGVSQNSVIEGNVEAESCSEKPPADVNMCDKNLIIKKEPPDISDRKPNKETMAVSIKSENGEEVKTNGEVKKISPEGIQQALKTQEQAKIPLKKRGMKFSEDFDKNSNIIVPNPSLHHGNECAKTELAPEQAGKTLGVNDHVNGDVQAQAEKEPQSDSKPKETVRMEQENSPSEAKNEGLTEKPSAAAPVEAPAVAPVEAPAVAPAVAPEEAPAVAPEEAPAAAPVVAPEVAPAVAPVVAPAVAPEEAPAAAPEVAPVVAPAAAPEVAPVVAPAVAPVVASVEAPVEASVVAPVVAPEEAPAAAPEVAPEVAPAVAPAAAPEVAPVVAPEVAPVVVPAVAPEVAPEVAPEVAPEVAPAASPEVAPVVASEVAPVVAPAVAPEVAPAASPEVAPVVAPVVASEVASVVAPAVAPEVAPEVAPAASPEVAPVVASVVAPVVAPEVAPEVAPEVAPEVAPEVAPVVAPEVAPEVAPEGALVEAPAVAPAVAPEVAPVTVSATPILPKNSNNQREKSPNDHKHTRSPSLKPDERHSAEESDRTEGTKTTMKEGLIDTRGDIEGEKAETREPTDKPDVEMAEIQKGTSQEAKNAVKTAAEEMVTETNSAEAPEKVESSKVKTFDHGDAEGKASMASEKETSQHSEGTANSDGGIKEDSTVAGESKMWVEKPAGKEEPSHPSEGRNTVRQPDPRPSRTEEDGERKSLSSDNKDDANDKNAALPTLDPPAEANEDEEKLEEEMQNKAECKTKDGLSQTPSKPDAGNETEQQNKDEKKTEVCSLEETPVRTQARTKRPVHRRRAEVQMEDWPTDAESDANVGRSLRRSPRISRPTAKAVEIHDKVSQNTTPAEKPEDEKSAKEKEEEEELEEAKATQKKPREKKVDQEGQTKSKGRKRRRVRWSNTRTHRKKRSSEDDASDQESSEEEESEEEDDSDEDYKVERGRRRRNRNRERRSSDSSTSSDDDLPPNDDPCKHCGLPNHPELILLCDSCDSGYHTACLRPPLMIIPDGEWFCPPCQHKQLCDKLQEQLQNLDAALKKKERAERRKERLIYVGISVENIIAPSVEEEPKPEIIKEKKEVKKSKSWGRRSTRNKKSISYRFDEFDEAIEEAIEEDVKEAEGGGAGRGKDMSNITGHRGKDMSAILQADDGKENGQVPRPTAGQRRKKRRRLNDLDSDSTVDEEESEEEFCLSESSEEFVASDNESEAETGVESNHSEGSDTPHVTSRIRNVPQRRHSSRKRQRPSWYSDEEEESGEEEEDEIVTEGSSEFSDGDLDMSRRRSRRSRKAQVNYRETSESEGSQADTNRSKLKPRRRQESSDSEVSFSGDSEDESRGKRRAGSSEEDSRERRRRLALKRRRASEEDNSDDSSDDSSEEEDRPIRKRVNRIDSDDDEEEDTWVAKEAAEKADEESNLAGSKLEPPSSNGQGRIKSPEGHPPARDQLTNTEPPKNAGVTPAAPLAPNGVSGQDVAGQEDDEDDLLGVTDLVDYVCNNEDL; encoded by the exons ATGGCTGCTTCGGCGGCAACGGCGAGTTCTTCCCTTGGTTTGTGTCCTAATTATGCTGTGATTTGCTCCTTTCTGGAGCGTTACGGTGCTTTGCTGGACCTACCGGAGCTGACCTTTCCTCAGCTGGAGCGTTATCTGCAGGACACATCATCAG TTCCAAAGTTGCTGGTTGATCTCCATGTTAAGTTACTAAGGAAGATCGGCAAGTCGGTGTCAGCAGATAGGTGGGAGAAATATCTAGTAAAG GTGTGTCAGGAGTTTAATACAACATGGGCGTGGGAACTCGAACAGAAAGGATACAAGGAGATGCAAACAGAATGCAAAGCAGCCATTCTGAAA TACTTGTGTGAGTGCCAGTTTGATGAAAACGTGAAGTTTAAAACGGCCATCAATGAGGAAGACCCAGATAAGATGCGTATTCTGCCCATTGGCCGGGACAAAGATGGTCAGATGTACTGGTTTCAACTGGATCAAGATGACAATGTGCGCGTCTACGTGGAGGAACAGGACGATTTGGACGGGTCGTCCTGGAAGTGCATCGTCAA AACCAGAAACGACTTGGCTGAAGTGGTCGCTTTGCTCAAGACGCAAATTGATCCGGAGCTGCTAAAAAGGGAGCAGGAAAACATGGCAGAGTCTGAGAAGAAAGAGAACACGGAAG GTGAAGTTAAAAAGTCAGAGAGTTCGTCTGATGAAGACAGCAGAGACGGCGATGTTAAATGTTCTGTCTCACAGAAAGTTGACTGGGCTGACAACGGCGTCTCACAGAACAGCGTCATCGAGGGCAACGTCGAAGCGGAGTCGTGTTCAGAAAAACCCCCTGCGGATGTCAACATGTGCGACAAAAATCTGATCATTAAAAAAGAGCCGCCAGACATTTCTGACAGGAAGCCGAACAAAGAGACCATGGCTGTATCCATAAAGTCCGAGAATGGAGAAGAGGTGAAGACGAATGGAGAAGTTAAGAAGATCAGCCCTGAAGGGATCCAGCAAGCTCTCAAAACCCAGGAACAGGCCAAGATTCCTTTGAAAAAACGAGGGATGAAGTTTAGTGAAGACTTTGACAAAAACAGCAATATTATAGTCCCAAACCCATCCCTTCATCACGGGAACGAATGTGCAAAAACAGAGCTGGCCCCTGAGCAGGCGGGTAAGACGTTGGGCGTAAATGATCACGTTAACGGTGACGTCCAAGCCCAGGCAGAGAAAGAACCCCAGAGTGATTCAAAACCTAAAGAGACTGtgaggatggagcaggagaatTCACCTTCAGAGGCAAAAAATGAGGGTTTGACAGAAAAgccgtcagcagcagctccagtg GAGGCTCCAGCTGTAGCTCCAGTGGAGGCTCCAGCTGTAGCTCCAGCTGTAGCTCCAGAGGAGGCTCCAGCGGTGGCTCCAgaggaggctccagcagcagctccagtggtggctccagaggtggctccagctgtaGCTCCAGTGGTGGCTCCAGCTGTAGCTCCAgaggaggctccagcagcagctccagaggtggctccagtg gtagctccagcagcagctccagaggtggctccagTGGTGGCTCCAGCTGTAGCTCCAGTGGTGGCTTCAGTGGAGGCTCCAGTGGAGGCTTCAGTGGTGGCTCCAGTGGTGGCTCCAgaggaggctccagcagcagctccagaggtggctccagaggtggctccagcagtagctccagcagcagctccagaggtggctccagtggtggctccagaggtggctccagTGGTGGTTCCAGCAGTAGCTCCAGAGGTAGCTCCAGAGGTAgctccagaggtggctccagaggtggctccagcagcatctccggAGGTGGCTCCAGTGGTGGCTTCAGAGGTGGCTCCAGTGGTGGCTCCAGCAGTAgctccagaggtggctccagcagcatctccggaggtggctccagtg gtggctccagTGGTGGCTTCAGAGGTGGCTTCAGTGGTGGCTCCAGCAGTAgctccagaggtggctccagag GtagctccagcagcatctccggAGGTGGCTCCAGTGGTGGCTTCAGTGGTGGCTCCAGTGGTggctccagaggtggctccagaggtggctccagaggtggctccagaggtagctccagaggtggctccagTG GTAgctccagaggtggctccagAGGTAGCTCCAGAGGGGGCTCTGGTAGAGGCTCCAGCTGTAGCTCCAGCTGTAgctccagaggtggctccagTGACTGTGTCAGCGACGCCAATTTTGCCCAAAAACTCCAACAATCAACGTGAGAAAAGTCCCAATGACCACAAACACACTAGAAGTCCGAGTCTGAAACCTGATGAACGTCATTCAGCTGAGGAGTCAGATCGGACTGAAGGAACAAAGACGACGATGAAAGAAGGTTTAATCGACACAAGAGGAGACATTGAAGGAGAGAAAGCAGAAACCAGAGAACCCACAGACAAACCTGACGTTGAAATGGCAGAAATCCAAAAAGGGACCAGCCAAGAGGCCAAAAATGCTGTCAAAACTGCAGCCGAGGAAATGGTAACTGAAACAAACAGTgcagaagctccagaaaaggtggAATCTTCTAAGGTGAAAACATTCGACCACGGagatgcagaaggaaaagcCAGCATGGCCTCGGAGAAGGAAACATCCCAGCATTCAGAGGGAACAGCAAACTCTGACGGTGGAATCAAAGAGGACTCCACAGTTGCCGGCGAAAGTAAGATGTGGGTGGAAAAAcctgcaggaaaagaagaaccaTCTCATCCTTCGGAGGGGAGAAACACAGTGAGACAACCTGACCCAAGGCCTTCAAGgacagaagaagatggagagcgGAAGAGTCTGTCGTCGGACAACAAAGATGACGCCAACGATAAAAATGCAGCGCTCCCAACCCTAGATCCTCCAGCAGAGGCCAACGAAGATGAAGAGAAGCTAGAAGAGGAAATGCAGAACAAAGCTGAATGTAAAACCAAGGATGGTTTGTCACAGACGCCCTCCAAGCCTGATGCAGGAAACGAAACTGAGCAACAAAACAAGGACGAAAAGAAGACGGAGGTCTGCTCGCTCGAAGAGACGCCAGTCAGGACTCAGGCCAGAACTAAACGGCCGGTTCACCGCAGGCGAGCCGAAGTCCAGATGGAGGATTGGCCAACGGATGCCGAATCGGACGCTAACGTGGGCAGATCGCTGCGGAGATCCCCTAGAATCTCAAGACCAACTGCAAAGGCTGTAGAGATCCACGACAAAGTGAGCCAGAACACCACGCCGGCGGAGAAGCCGGAGGATGAGAAGAGCGcgaaggaaaaagaggaagaggaggagctggaggaagccaaGGCCACGCAGAAGAAACCAAGGGAGAAAAAGGTTGATCAGGAAGGTCAAACCAAGTCAAAG GGAAGGAAGCGGCGGAGGGTCCGATGGTCCAACACACGGACGCATCGCAAAAAGCGAAGCTCTGAAGATGACGCCAGCGACCAGGAGTCGagcgaagaggaggagagcgaagaAGAGGACGACAGTGACGAGGACTATAAGGTGGAGCGAGGCAGAAGGCGGCGGAATCGCAACCGGGAGCGACGCAGCTCGGACTCCTCCACATCCTCGGATGATGACCTACCTCCAAACGACGACCCCTGTAAACACTGTGGTCTTCCAAATCACCCTGAGCTG ATCTTACTGTGCGATTCCTGTGACAGCGGCTACCACACGGCCTGCCTGAGGCCCCCCCTCATGATCATCCCTGATGGCGAATGGTTCTGCCCGCCCTGTCAGCAC AAGCAGCTGTGCGACAAACTGCAAGAGCAACTGCAAAACCTGGACGCCGCGTTGAAGAAGAAggaaagagcagagaggag GAAAGAGCGATTGATCTACGTTGGAATTAGCGTTGAAAACATCATCGCCCCCTCG gtggaggaggagccaaAGCCCGAGAtcatcaaagagaagaaagaagtgaAGAAAAGCAAGAGCTGGGGTCGAAGGTCAACGAGGAACAAGAAATCCATCAGCTACAG GTTTGATGAATTTGATGAGGCGATCGAGGAGGCCATCGAGGAAGACGTGAAAGAAGCAGAAGGCGGAG GAGCAGGACGGGGCAAAGACATGTCCAACATCACCGGCCATCGAGGAAAAGACATGTCCGCCATCCTGCAGGCCGACGACGGAAAAGAGAACGGCCAGGTACCGCGACCCACCGCCGGGCAGCGCAGGAAGAAACGCCGGCGCCTGAACGACCTGGACAGTGACAGCACcgtggacgaggaggagagcgaggaagagTTTTGTCTAAGCGAAAG CTCAGAGGAGTTTGTCGCCTCCGACAATGAATCGGAGGCCGAAACGGGCGTAGAGTCCAACCACAGCGAAGGCAGCGACACGCCTCACGTGACATCGCGAATCAGAAACGTGCCGCAGCGCCGACACAGctccaggaagaggcagaggccGAGTTGGTACTCGGACGAAGaagaggagagtggagaggaagaggaagatgaaataG TGACCGAAGGCTCCAGCGAGTTTAGTGACGGAGATCTGGACATGAGTCGACGGCGTTCCCGGCGGAGTCGGAAGGCTCAGGTGAACTACAGAGAGACCTCCGAGTCTGAAGGTTCTCAGGCCGACACCAATCGGTCCAAGCTGAAACCCAGGAGACGGCAGGAGAGCTCTGACAGCGAAG tcaGTTTCTCCGGCGACTCTGAGGATGAGTccagggggaagaggagagcggGCTCTTCTGAGGAGGACTCCAGAGAACGACGCAGGAGGCTTGCGCTGAAACGGCGACGGGCCTCCGAAGAGGACAACTCTGACGACTCGTCCGACGACTcctcggaggaggaggatcggCCCATCCGCAAAAGAGTGAATCGCATCGACTCGGACgacgacgaggaggaggacacttGGGTGGCAAAGGAAGCCGCTGAGAAAGCGGATGAAGAATCAAACCTTGCAGGCAGTAAACTGGAGCCGCCGTCCAGTAACGGACAGGGTCGAATAAAGAGCCCTGAGGGGCACCCCCCCGCCAGAGACCAGCTCACGAATACGGAGCCGCCCAAAAACGCCGGCGTCACGCCAGCCGCCCCCTTAGCACCAAACGGCGTGTCCGGCCAAGACgtggcaggacaggaggacgacGAAGACGACCTGTTAGGAGTCACAGACCTCGTGGACTACGTCTGCAATAACGAAGACttgtaa
- the LOC130537095 gene encoding remodeling and spacing factor 1-like isoform X47, translating into MAASAATASSSLGLCPNYAVICSFLERYGALLDLPELTFPQLERYLQDTSSVPKLLVDLHVKLLRKIGKSVSADRWEKYLVKVCQEFNTTWAWELEQKGYKEMQTECKAAILKYLCECQFDENVKFKTAINEEDPDKMRILPIGRDKDGQMYWFQLDQDDNVRVYVEEQDDLDGSSWKCIVKTRNDLAEVVALLKTQIDPELLKREQENMAESEKKENTEGEVKKSESSSDEDSRDGDVKCSVSQKVDWADNGVSQNSVIEGNVEAESCSEKPPADVNMCDKNLIIKKEPPDISDRKPNKETMAVSIKSENGEEVKTNGEVKKISPEGIQQALKTQEQAKIPLKKRGMKFSEDFDKNSNIIVPNPSLHHGNECAKTELAPEQAGKTLGVNDHVNGDVQAQAEKEPQSDSKPKETVRMEQENSPSEAKNEGLTEKPSAAAPVEAPAVAPVEAPAVAPAVAPEEAPAVAPEEAPAAAPVVAPEVAPAVAPVVAPAVAPEEAPAAAPEVAPVVAPAAAPEVAPVVAPAVAPVVASVEAPVEASVVAPVVAPEEAPAAAPEVAPEVAPAVAPAAAPEVAPVVAPEVAPVVVPAVAPEVAPEVAPEVAPEVAPAASPEVAPVVASEVAPVVAPAVAPEVAPAASPEVAPVVAPVVASEVAPEVAPEVAPEVAPEVAPVVAPEVAPEVAPEGALVEAPAVAPAVAPEVAPVTVSATPILPKNSNNQREKSPNDHKHTRSPSLKPDERHSAEESDRTEGTKTTMKEGLIDTRGDIEGEKAETREPTDKPDVEMAEIQKGTSQEAKNAVKTAAEEMVTETNSAEAPEKVESSKVKTFDHGDAEGKASMASEKETSQHSEGTANSDGGIKEDSTVAGESKMWVEKPAGKEEPSHPSEGRNTVRQPDPRPSRTEEDGERKSLSSDNKDDANDKNAALPTLDPPAEANEDEEKLEEEMQNKAECKTKDGLSQTPSKPDAGNETEQQNKDEKKTEVCSLEETPVRTQARTKRPVHRRRAEVQMEDWPTDAESDANVGRSLRRSPRISRPTAKAVEIHDKVSQNTTPAEKPEDEKSAKEKEEEEELEEAKATQKKPREKKVDQEGQTKSKGRKRRRVRWSNTRTHRKKRSSEDDASDQESSEEEESEEEDDSDEDYKVERGRRRRNRNRERRSSDSSTSSDDDLPPNDDPCKHCGLPNHPELILLCDSCDSGYHTACLRPPLMIIPDGEWFCPPCQHKQLCDKLQEQLQNLDAALKKKERAERRKERLIYVGISVENIIAPSVEEEPKPEIIKEKKEVKKSKSWGRRSTRNKKSISYRFDEFDEAIEEAIEEDVKEAEGGGAGRGKDMSNITGHRGKDMSAILQADDGKENGQVPRPTAGQRRKKRRRLNDLDSDSTVDEEESEEEFCLSESSEEFVASDNESEAETGVESNHSEGSDTPHVTSRIRNVPQRRHSSRKRQRPSWYSDEEEESGEEEEDEIVTEGSSEFSDGDLDMSRRRSRRSRKAQVNYRETSESEGSQADTNRSKLKPRRRQESSDSEVSFSGDSEDESRGKRRAGSSEEDSRERRRRLALKRRRASEEDNSDDSSDDSSEEEDRPIRKRVNRIDSDDDEEEDTWVAKEAAEKADEESNLAGSKLEPPSSNGQGRIKSPEGHPPARDQLTNTEPPKNAGVTPAAPLAPNGVSGQDVAGQEDDEDDLLGVTDLVDYVCNNEDL; encoded by the exons ATGGCTGCTTCGGCGGCAACGGCGAGTTCTTCCCTTGGTTTGTGTCCTAATTATGCTGTGATTTGCTCCTTTCTGGAGCGTTACGGTGCTTTGCTGGACCTACCGGAGCTGACCTTTCCTCAGCTGGAGCGTTATCTGCAGGACACATCATCAG TTCCAAAGTTGCTGGTTGATCTCCATGTTAAGTTACTAAGGAAGATCGGCAAGTCGGTGTCAGCAGATAGGTGGGAGAAATATCTAGTAAAG GTGTGTCAGGAGTTTAATACAACATGGGCGTGGGAACTCGAACAGAAAGGATACAAGGAGATGCAAACAGAATGCAAAGCAGCCATTCTGAAA TACTTGTGTGAGTGCCAGTTTGATGAAAACGTGAAGTTTAAAACGGCCATCAATGAGGAAGACCCAGATAAGATGCGTATTCTGCCCATTGGCCGGGACAAAGATGGTCAGATGTACTGGTTTCAACTGGATCAAGATGACAATGTGCGCGTCTACGTGGAGGAACAGGACGATTTGGACGGGTCGTCCTGGAAGTGCATCGTCAA AACCAGAAACGACTTGGCTGAAGTGGTCGCTTTGCTCAAGACGCAAATTGATCCGGAGCTGCTAAAAAGGGAGCAGGAAAACATGGCAGAGTCTGAGAAGAAAGAGAACACGGAAG GTGAAGTTAAAAAGTCAGAGAGTTCGTCTGATGAAGACAGCAGAGACGGCGATGTTAAATGTTCTGTCTCACAGAAAGTTGACTGGGCTGACAACGGCGTCTCACAGAACAGCGTCATCGAGGGCAACGTCGAAGCGGAGTCGTGTTCAGAAAAACCCCCTGCGGATGTCAACATGTGCGACAAAAATCTGATCATTAAAAAAGAGCCGCCAGACATTTCTGACAGGAAGCCGAACAAAGAGACCATGGCTGTATCCATAAAGTCCGAGAATGGAGAAGAGGTGAAGACGAATGGAGAAGTTAAGAAGATCAGCCCTGAAGGGATCCAGCAAGCTCTCAAAACCCAGGAACAGGCCAAGATTCCTTTGAAAAAACGAGGGATGAAGTTTAGTGAAGACTTTGACAAAAACAGCAATATTATAGTCCCAAACCCATCCCTTCATCACGGGAACGAATGTGCAAAAACAGAGCTGGCCCCTGAGCAGGCGGGTAAGACGTTGGGCGTAAATGATCACGTTAACGGTGACGTCCAAGCCCAGGCAGAGAAAGAACCCCAGAGTGATTCAAAACCTAAAGAGACTGtgaggatggagcaggagaatTCACCTTCAGAGGCAAAAAATGAGGGTTTGACAGAAAAgccgtcagcagcagctccagtg GAGGCTCCAGCTGTAGCTCCAGTGGAGGCTCCAGCTGTAGCTCCAGCTGTAGCTCCAGAGGAGGCTCCAGCGGTGGCTCCAgaggaggctccagcagcagctccagtggtggctccagaggtggctccagctgtaGCTCCAGTGGTGGCTCCAGCTGTAGCTCCAgaggaggctccagcagcagctccagaggtggctccagtg gtagctccagcagcagctccagaggtggctccagTGGTGGCTCCAGCTGTAGCTCCAGTGGTGGCTTCAGTGGAGGCTCCAGTGGAGGCTTCAGTGGTGGCTCCAGTGGTGGCTCCAgaggaggctccagcagcagctccagaggtggctccagaggtggctccagcagtagctccagcagcagctccagaggtggctccagtggtggctccagaggtggctccagTGGTGGTTCCAGCAGTAGCTCCAGAGGTAGCTCCAGAGGTAgctccagaggtggctccagaggtggctccagcagcatctccggAGGTGGCTCCAGTGGTGGCTTCAGAGGTGGCTCCAGTGGTGGCTCCAGCAGTAgctccagaggtggctccagcagcatctccggaggtggctccagtg gtggctccagTGGTGGCTTCAGAG gtggctccagaggtggctccagaggtggctccagaggtagctccagaggtggctccagTG GTAgctccagaggtggctccagAGGTAGCTCCAGAGGGGGCTCTGGTAGAGGCTCCAGCTGTAGCTCCAGCTGTAgctccagaggtggctccagTGACTGTGTCAGCGACGCCAATTTTGCCCAAAAACTCCAACAATCAACGTGAGAAAAGTCCCAATGACCACAAACACACTAGAAGTCCGAGTCTGAAACCTGATGAACGTCATTCAGCTGAGGAGTCAGATCGGACTGAAGGAACAAAGACGACGATGAAAGAAGGTTTAATCGACACAAGAGGAGACATTGAAGGAGAGAAAGCAGAAACCAGAGAACCCACAGACAAACCTGACGTTGAAATGGCAGAAATCCAAAAAGGGACCAGCCAAGAGGCCAAAAATGCTGTCAAAACTGCAGCCGAGGAAATGGTAACTGAAACAAACAGTgcagaagctccagaaaaggtggAATCTTCTAAGGTGAAAACATTCGACCACGGagatgcagaaggaaaagcCAGCATGGCCTCGGAGAAGGAAACATCCCAGCATTCAGAGGGAACAGCAAACTCTGACGGTGGAATCAAAGAGGACTCCACAGTTGCCGGCGAAAGTAAGATGTGGGTGGAAAAAcctgcaggaaaagaagaaccaTCTCATCCTTCGGAGGGGAGAAACACAGTGAGACAACCTGACCCAAGGCCTTCAAGgacagaagaagatggagagcgGAAGAGTCTGTCGTCGGACAACAAAGATGACGCCAACGATAAAAATGCAGCGCTCCCAACCCTAGATCCTCCAGCAGAGGCCAACGAAGATGAAGAGAAGCTAGAAGAGGAAATGCAGAACAAAGCTGAATGTAAAACCAAGGATGGTTTGTCACAGACGCCCTCCAAGCCTGATGCAGGAAACGAAACTGAGCAACAAAACAAGGACGAAAAGAAGACGGAGGTCTGCTCGCTCGAAGAGACGCCAGTCAGGACTCAGGCCAGAACTAAACGGCCGGTTCACCGCAGGCGAGCCGAAGTCCAGATGGAGGATTGGCCAACGGATGCCGAATCGGACGCTAACGTGGGCAGATCGCTGCGGAGATCCCCTAGAATCTCAAGACCAACTGCAAAGGCTGTAGAGATCCACGACAAAGTGAGCCAGAACACCACGCCGGCGGAGAAGCCGGAGGATGAGAAGAGCGcgaaggaaaaagaggaagaggaggagctggaggaagccaaGGCCACGCAGAAGAAACCAAGGGAGAAAAAGGTTGATCAGGAAGGTCAAACCAAGTCAAAG GGAAGGAAGCGGCGGAGGGTCCGATGGTCCAACACACGGACGCATCGCAAAAAGCGAAGCTCTGAAGATGACGCCAGCGACCAGGAGTCGagcgaagaggaggagagcgaagaAGAGGACGACAGTGACGAGGACTATAAGGTGGAGCGAGGCAGAAGGCGGCGGAATCGCAACCGGGAGCGACGCAGCTCGGACTCCTCCACATCCTCGGATGATGACCTACCTCCAAACGACGACCCCTGTAAACACTGTGGTCTTCCAAATCACCCTGAGCTG ATCTTACTGTGCGATTCCTGTGACAGCGGCTACCACACGGCCTGCCTGAGGCCCCCCCTCATGATCATCCCTGATGGCGAATGGTTCTGCCCGCCCTGTCAGCAC AAGCAGCTGTGCGACAAACTGCAAGAGCAACTGCAAAACCTGGACGCCGCGTTGAAGAAGAAggaaagagcagagaggag GAAAGAGCGATTGATCTACGTTGGAATTAGCGTTGAAAACATCATCGCCCCCTCG gtggaggaggagccaaAGCCCGAGAtcatcaaagagaagaaagaagtgaAGAAAAGCAAGAGCTGGGGTCGAAGGTCAACGAGGAACAAGAAATCCATCAGCTACAG GTTTGATGAATTTGATGAGGCGATCGAGGAGGCCATCGAGGAAGACGTGAAAGAAGCAGAAGGCGGAG GAGCAGGACGGGGCAAAGACATGTCCAACATCACCGGCCATCGAGGAAAAGACATGTCCGCCATCCTGCAGGCCGACGACGGAAAAGAGAACGGCCAGGTACCGCGACCCACCGCCGGGCAGCGCAGGAAGAAACGCCGGCGCCTGAACGACCTGGACAGTGACAGCACcgtggacgaggaggagagcgaggaagagTTTTGTCTAAGCGAAAG CTCAGAGGAGTTTGTCGCCTCCGACAATGAATCGGAGGCCGAAACGGGCGTAGAGTCCAACCACAGCGAAGGCAGCGACACGCCTCACGTGACATCGCGAATCAGAAACGTGCCGCAGCGCCGACACAGctccaggaagaggcagaggccGAGTTGGTACTCGGACGAAGaagaggagagtggagaggaagaggaagatgaaataG TGACCGAAGGCTCCAGCGAGTTTAGTGACGGAGATCTGGACATGAGTCGACGGCGTTCCCGGCGGAGTCGGAAGGCTCAGGTGAACTACAGAGAGACCTCCGAGTCTGAAGGTTCTCAGGCCGACACCAATCGGTCCAAGCTGAAACCCAGGAGACGGCAGGAGAGCTCTGACAGCGAAG tcaGTTTCTCCGGCGACTCTGAGGATGAGTccagggggaagaggagagcggGCTCTTCTGAGGAGGACTCCAGAGAACGACGCAGGAGGCTTGCGCTGAAACGGCGACGGGCCTCCGAAGAGGACAACTCTGACGACTCGTCCGACGACTcctcggaggaggaggatcggCCCATCCGCAAAAGAGTGAATCGCATCGACTCGGACgacgacgaggaggaggacacttGGGTGGCAAAGGAAGCCGCTGAGAAAGCGGATGAAGAATCAAACCTTGCAGGCAGTAAACTGGAGCCGCCGTCCAGTAACGGACAGGGTCGAATAAAGAGCCCTGAGGGGCACCCCCCCGCCAGAGACCAGCTCACGAATACGGAGCCGCCCAAAAACGCCGGCGTCACGCCAGCCGCCCCCTTAGCACCAAACGGCGTGTCCGGCCAAGACgtggcaggacaggaggacgacGAAGACGACCTGTTAGGAGTCACAGACCTCGTGGACTACGTCTGCAATAACGAAGACttgtaa